One window of Papaver somniferum cultivar HN1 chromosome 9, ASM357369v1, whole genome shotgun sequence genomic DNA carries:
- the LOC113314430 gene encoding BTB/POZ domain-containing protein At3g50780-like translates to MNPVLAMLRFYRLIPTLGLIGFLALFIGFVRYRGRNLSKLDSLQAMIMDCLVVVASLIRPFLLNTDPLARGAALGFKFQLLSVLELLTFQTCIHACLKYLEAVPWVVARPSINTLEHIIGVVLKTDGYEGRRAGKSFVVELLRPRDCLLSDVNSAETYNKNILSSCQRCVDSLLKLFKKAANTGFEAGYFCKTLDNQISLEVDSLLWLLDILADRQVAEEFALMWAKQQKLADLYTKFWTPSRHSINCITVRLLVGIGKVEILLTKDTRQLLLLTWFQPLVDDYACLRKRTTSFDLKVAEENMERIILELTPGDQQSVYLRWFGCFLKKGDACPKLLKAFEGWSRRTVGETPLLSFNNE, encoded by the exons ATGAATCCTGTCCTAGCAATGCTACGATTCTATCGATTGATACCAACTCTTGGTTTAATTGGGTTTCTTGCTTTATTTATTGGTTTTGTAAGATACCGCGGGCGGAATCTGAGTAAGCTCGACTCGCTACAAGCAATGATTATGGATTGCCTGGTTGTTGTCGCATCCTTAATTCGCCCATTTTTGCTGAACACGGATCCTTTGGCCAGAGGAGCAGCATTGGGGTTCAAGTTTCAATTATTAAGT GTTCTTGAATTACTCACTTTCCAGACATGCATACATGCGTGTTTAAAATACTTAGAGGCTGTCCCGTGGGTTGTAGCGCGTCCCTCTATTAACACACTTGAACACATCATAGGGGTAGTTCTTAAGACTGATGGATATGAAGGTAGACGTGCGGGAAAATCCTTCGTGGTGGAACTTCTAAGACCAAGAGACTGTCTTCTTAGTGACGTGAATTCTGCTGAAACATACAACAAGAATATATTATCCTCATgtcaaagatgtgtagattcacTGCTGAAACTATTTAAAAAAGCTGCAAATACTGGGTTCGAGGCGGGCTATTTCTGTAAGACTTTGGACAACCAAATATCTTTAGAAGTCGATAGCCTTTTATGGTTGCTTGACATTCTAGCAGATAGGCAAGTGGCTGAGGAGTTCGCGTTAATGTGGGCTAAACAACAAAAGCTGGCAGACCTATACACAAAATTCTGGACGCCCTCTCGCCATTCCATCAACTGCATAACAGTACGATTGTTGGTTGGTATAGGAAAAGTGGAAATTCTTCTGACGAAGGACACCCGACAACTATTATTACTGACATGGTTTCAGCCGCTGGTCGATGACTACGCTTGTTTACGAAAACGTACTACATCATTTGACCTGAAAGTGGCGGAAGAAAATATGGAGAGGATCATATTAGAACTTACACCAGGAGATCAACAGAGTGTATATTTGAGATGGTTTGGATGTTTCTTGAAGAAAGGTGATGCCTGTCCAAAACTTCTAAAAGCCTTTGAAGGCTGGAGCAGAAGAACCGTTGGTGAAACACCTTTGCTCTCTTTTAATAATGAATGA